In Sphingomonas sp. LT1P40, the DNA window TTTGAGGTAGGTCGCATATTCAAAGGTCTGGTTGCCCGCTCCGGCCACGGTGCGGAAACCGATGCTGCGCTTTAGCACGTCGAGCGCCTGCGCCTCGCCTGCTACTGACTTGTCCTGTGCGACGGCGGGTGTGGCGAGCGCGACCGCGAAAATGGCCGTCATTGCGATGCGCTTCATGCCCTTGCTCCCTTGTTACACGACTGTAAAACTAGCCGCGTCCGACGACAGGTCAACGGGGAAGCCAGATGACAGCACGATTCATTTACTGCGTCACGGCCTTCCTCCTGCTTCTCGCCACGCCTGCAGCGGCGCAGACCAGTTATGTCCATGCGGGCAAGCTGATCGACGTGCTGACGGACGCAGTCCGCACCGACCAGCTTATTACGATCCGGGACGAACGCATCGTCGCGGTCGGCCCGTGGACTGGCGCGCCGAGCGATGGCCCGGTGACCGACTGGTCGAAACTCACCGTCCTGCCCGGCCTGATCGACATGCACACCCATCTCGCCGACTTCGCCGACTCGAACCCCGGATCGGTGCTGATGCATTCGGCGGCAGAGGCGGCGCTGAAGGGGGCAGACAATGCGCGCGCGACGCTGCGTGCCGGCTTCACCACCGTCCATGACGTCGGCGCTTATCGCGGCCTGACCGATGTCGCCCTGCGCGATGCAATCAACGCCGGTTGGGTGCCGGGTCCGCGCATGAACGTCGTCGGCGCATACATCACCGTGCCCGGCGGCGGCGGCGACATCACCGGCTTCGCGCCCGATGTCGGCGTGCCCTCCGACATGCGCTTCGGCGTGTCCGCGACCCCCGACGATGTCCGCCGCAACGTCCGCTTCCTGCTCCAGAAGCGCGTCGATTCGATCAAGCTGATCGCCAGCGGCGCAGTGCTGGCGGTGGGCAGCGAGCCGGGTCGGCTGGAACTGTCCGTCGAACAGATCCGCGCTGCCGTCGAGGAAACCCGCGCGAACGGCGGCTACGTTACCGCGCACGCGCACGGGGCCGAGGCGATCAAGGTCGCGCTGCGCGAGGGCGTTCGCTCGATCGAACATGCCAGCCTGATCGATGCCGATGGGATCGCGCTCGCCAAGGCCAAGGGCGCGTGGCTGGTCATGGACATCTATAATGGCGACTATATCGACACCGAAGGCCGCAAGGCGGGTTGGCCCGCCGAATATCTGCGCAAGAATCTGGAAACCACCGACGCGCAGCGCGTCGGCTTTCGCGCGGCGGTAAAGGCGGGGGTGAAGATCGCCTATGGCACCGACGCCGGCGTCTATCCGCACGGCCAGAACGCTCGGCAATTCGCCTATATGGTCCGCTATGGCATGACGCCGATGCAGGCGATCCAGTCCGCCACGACCGTCGCCGCACAGGCGCTGCGCTGGGAAAAGGATATCGGTGCCATTACCCCGGGACGGTTCGCAGACATGGTCGCCGTAGCCGGCGATCCGCTGGCCGATATCGGTGTGCTCGAGGATGTGGCGGCGGTGATGAAAAGCGGTGTCGTGGTGCGCTGAAATCATCGCAGAAAACGCGAAAACCGCGCCGCATCCCGCGCATTTCTGCGGCTTGCATGATTCTCAACATGAAATGGTGCCGCTTACAGGACTCGAACCTGTGACCCCCGCATTACGAATGCGATGCTCTACCAACTGAGCTAAAGCGGCATACCCGGCGCGCCGCCGGGGAAGGTGGCGGCGCTTAACAGCCTCTTTGTTAGCTGACAAGCGTTGCCGAAGCGTTGAGATGCACCGCGCCTTTACGCAACATTTACCATGGCATGCGCAGACTCGCAGATGTTCAAGGGCAATGGCCCTTAGTGGAGCATGTGCATGGATACCGCCCGCGGACTCGACGACCGCCTCGATACCGGCCCGGATGACACCGAAGCGGACGATTCCGGCGTCAACGAACACCGGCTCGATATCGGCACCGATGAGCGGCGCATGCATGTGCGCGCGTATAATCATTGGGTGTCGCTGCTGCGCGGTCGCGCCTATCCGGCGATCGAAGATCTCGATCCCGAAAGCATTATCGATTTCGGCCCGCACAGCGTGCTGCTCGACTTTTCGGGCGGAATCGAGAACCCGGCAATTCGCTATCTCGGCCGTTCGCTGCGCGAGGAATGCGGCGTCGGTGCCGACATTGTCCATGTCGGCGAAGTGCCCAGCCGTTCTTTGCTGTCGCGGCTCACGGACCATTATCTTCAGATCATCGCCAACCGCGCACCGATCGGCTTCGAGGCCGAATTCGTCGGGCAACGCGGCCACAACACCCTCTATCGCGGCATCCTGATGCCCTATTCCTCGGACGAGGATGCCATCGATTTCATCTATGGCGTCATCAACTGGAAGGAAATGGTCGATGCCGAGACCCAGGCACGGCTGGAGCGTGAGGTCGAGGCGGCCCGCCGCGCCGTCCCGCTGCCGACCAGCGCCACGCCGGTATGGGCCGACGGCCCCAGCGCCGGGATCAGCGCCGACGTGCCTGAACCCGCGTTCGAGCATGACCTGGTGCCGCATGACGACGTCACCACGGTCCCGGAAACGCTCGCCGCCCGTCTGATGCTCGCGCGCGAAAGCGCCGCCGCCGCCCGCGCCGCCGATACGCGCAGCCGCTCGTCGCTCTATCGCGCACTGTCCCGTGCTTATGATTTCGCCTGCGCCGCCGACACCGATGCCGACAGCTATGCCGTGCTGCTTGCCGACGCCGACATCACGGTCCAGGCACGCGCGCCGATGACGGCGGCGGCCAAGCTCGTTTTCGGCACCGGCTATGACAAGACCCGCCTCACCGAATTCGCCGCCGTGCTCAGCCATGCGCAGCGTAACGAAGTACCGGAAGGCAGCCTCGACGCCTTCCTCACTGCCGCACCCGGCGGGATCAAGGCGGTGGTCAAGGCCGAACGCGCGCTGCGCAAGCCCGCTGTCCAGCCCGATCTGTTCGAGCGTGCACGCGAGGAATTGCGGTTGCGCCCCTCGCTCGGTCATGTCGAGATCGCGGCGGGCGACCATGAATTCGTGGTCCTGCTCGCGCGAGCCGGAACCGACGGCATGCTGGAGGTCGTCGCCAATCTCGACGACGACACCGCGCTGGCCGAGCGAGCAGTGCGCAAGGCGGCGGCTTGAACCTACAGCGCGACGCAGCTTTGTGACGGCACAAGCGACTTCACCGCAATTTAGTCTCAAATGTTACGGTGCGATGCAGCAAGCCTTGAGCCTTCGCGCGCACAGGCGCATAGCGCGGCACGATGAGCAAGACCCCGATCAAGTCGCTTGCCGAGGCTCTGAAGACCCGGCTTACCGATGGTGCACTCCCCGGAGAGCTTGAAGGCTTCGACGACGCCGCGCGCGCCGCCGCCGCCCGCTTTGTGGCGGAGGCCGCCGCCACCCGCGCCCCCGGCACCCCCGGCATCGCGCTGGAAACCGGCCTGAATGAAGACGGTCGCGCCATGCGCCTCGCCATCGTCAATGACGACATGCCGTTCCTGGTCGATTCGATCTCCGCCACCATCGCCGCGCACGACATCGCGATTCGGCGCGTGATTCATCCAGTGGTCGCGGTTGAGCGATCCGGCGACGGATCGCTCGCGGGCATCGGAAGCGGCGGAATGCGCGAATCGATGGTCTATATGGAACTGGAGCGCGCCGACGCCCGCGACCGCACCGGCCTCGTCCGCGATCTCGAACGCAACCTTCGCCATGTCCGTGCCGCCGTCACCGACTGGCCGGAATTGCGCCGCGCGATGAGCGAGGACACCAACCGCGTCGGCGATCCGGAGGGCGCATCGCTGCTGCGCTGGTTCCAGGGCGGCAGCATGACGTTGGTCGGGCATGAGAACTGGCACCGCGACGGCAGCATCACCGAACCGTCCGGCATTTGTCGCGCCGACCTCGATATGCCGTTGCTGGCGGAAGGGTCGCGCCAGCTCGCACTCGACTGGTTCGACAAGGGCGGTCAGCCACCGCTGTTGCTGAAGTCCAACGTCATTTCCACCGTCCATCGCCGCGCGCCGCTCGATCTGATCATCATACCGCTGCGTGACGGGGGTACGATCACCGGCCTGTCGATCCATGCCGGGCTGTGGACCAGCGCCGCGCTGCATTCGACGCCGGAGGAAGTACCGGTGCTGCGTTCGCGCATCGCCGCGCTCGAATCGAAATTCGGCTTCGATCCGCGCGGCCATACGGGCAAGGCGCTGGCGCACGCGCTGACCGGCTTGCCGCACGACCTGACCACCGCGTTTCAACCCGAGGCGCTGGAGGCGATCGCGTTGACCGCCATGTCGGTGACCGACCGCCCTCGCCCGAAACTGGTGCTGATCCGCAGCACGCTGGGCCGGCATCTGTTCGCGTTCGTGTGGCTGCCGCGCGACGATGTTTCCACCGGCCGCCGCGTCGCCATCGGCGAAATGCTGGAACGCAATGCCAATGCCAGCCAGCTCAGCTGGTCGATCGACCTTGACGATGGCCCGGTCGCATTGCTGCGCTACACGCTCGATCTGCGCGGCGAAGGGCGGATGCCCGATGCCGCCGCGCTCGATATCGAACTCGAACGCATGGTGCGCGGCTGGTTGCCTGCCGTTGAATCCGCACTGGCGGAAAGCGGCTTGGCACCTACTCGCGCCGCCCGGCTGGCACTGCGCTACGCCGCCGCCTTCCCGTTCGGTTACCGCAATTCCAGTACGCCGGAGGAGGCGGCGCGCGATATCGTCCGCATCGCCGGGCTTGGCGACACCGATGCCCGTTCGGTTCGCATCTTCGATTCCGGCGACAGCCTGCGCATCAAGCTCTATCGCCTCGGCGGCCCGCTGCCGCTGTCGGACGCGGTGCCGGTGTTCGAAAATTTCGGCTTCCGTGTGATCGAGGAAATCCCGACCGTCCTCCCCGGCGACCCCGCCGCCTATATCCATGATTTCGAGGTCACGCTGACCGGCAAGCTCAAGGGCGAAGTCGCGGTGGTCGAAGACGCCATCGCGGCGGTGCTTGAAGGCGCTGCCGAAAACGACGCCTTCAACCGTCTCATCGTCGAATCCGGCATCGCCCCCGCCTCGGTCGTGTTGCTGCGCGCGTGGTTCCGTTACCTGCGCCAGACCGGCCTGTCCTATGGTCTGGTTACGGTGGTCGAGGCTTTACGCCGCGCCCCCGCCGTCGCCGCCGCTTTGGTCGATCGCTTCGCCGCCGCGCATGATCCCGCGCGCACGGACGGCAGTATCGACGCGGTCAAGGCTGCCGACGCCGCTATCGCCGCCGGACTCGACGACGTTTCCGCGATCGACGACGACCGCATCCTGCGCGCGCTTTATGGGGTTATCCGCGCCACGCTGCGCACCAACGCCTTCGCCCCCGCCGCCGCCGAAGCGCTCGCGTTCAAGATGGACAGCGCGCTTGTCCCCGGCCTCCCCGCCCCGCTGCCGTGGCGTGAAATCTGGGTGTACTCCCCTCGCGTCGAGGGCATTCACCTGCGCGCCGGCCCTGTCGCCCGCGGTGGCTTGCGCTGGTCCGACCGCCGCGACGATTTCCGCACCGAAATTCTCGGGCTGATGAAGGCCCAGCGCGTCAAGAATGCCGTCATCGTCCCCACCGGGGCCAAGGGCGGCTTCTATCCCAAGAACCTGCCCAGCCCCGCACTCGACCGCGACGCTTGGTTCGAGGAGGGCAAGGAAAGCTACCGCATTTTTATCCGGTCGTTGCTGTCGATCACCGACAACATCGTGTCGGGCGCGGTCGTGCATCCTGACAGCGTCGTCATCCATGACGGCGAAGACCCCTATTTCGTCGTCGCGGCGGACAAGGGCACGGCGACCTTCAGCGACGTTGCCAACGCCATCGCCATCGACCGCAATTTCTGGCTGGGCGACGCCTTCGCCAGCGGCGGATCGGTTGGTTACGATCACAAGGCGATGGGCATCACTGCCAAGGGCGCGTGGATTTCGGTCCAACGCCACTTCCTGGAAATGGGCGTCGACGTTCAGACGCAGCCGATCAATGTCGTCGGTTGCGGCGACATGTCGGGCGACGTCTTCGGCAACGGCATGCTGCTGTCAAAGGCGCTGAAGCTGGTCGCCGCGTTCGACCACCGCCACATCTTCCTCGACCCCGCGCCCGATCCCGCTGCCAGCTGGGAAGAGCGCAACCGCATGTTTGCGCTCCCCCGCTCCAGCTGGGCCGATTACGATCCCGGCCTGATCTCGAAGGGCGGCGGCATTTACTCGCGCACCGAAAAGATCATCAAGCTGTCGCCGCAGATCCGCGAAGTGCTCGGCATCGAAGCGAGCGAGATGGAACCCGGCGCGCTGATCTCGGCGATCCTGAAGGCACCCGCCGACCTGATCTGGTTCGGCGGCATCGGCACCTATGTGAAGGCTGCCGCCGAAGCGCATGTCGAAGTCGGCGATCCCGCCAACGACCGGCTGCGCGTCAATGCCGAAGAACTGCGTGCCAAGGCCATTGGCGAGGGCGCAAACCTGGGCGTCACCCAAGCCGCGCGCATTTCCTTCTCGCTGCGCGGCGGACGCATCAACACCGACTTCATCGACAATTCGGCGGGCGTCGATTGCTCGGATAACGAGGTTAACATCAAGATCGCGCTCAACCGCGAGGTGATCGAGAACCGCTTGAAGATCGAGGATCGCAACACGCTGCTGGTGTCGATGACCGACGATGTCGCGCATCTGGTGCTTGAGGATAACCGCCTCCAGACGCTCGCGCTCTCCTTCCTCGAAAATGACGGCGCGGTCGCCGTGCCCAGCTTCGTGCGCCTCACCGAAATCCTCGAGAGCTCCGGCCGCCTCGACCGCGCGGTCGAGGGGCTGGCGACCAACGAGGATTTCTTGCGCCGTGCGCAGGAGGGTCGCGGCCTGACCCGGCCCGAGTTGGCGGTACTGCTCGCCACGTCGAAACTGGCGCTGCAGGACGCGATCGAGGACGGCGGCCTCGGCCTCGACCCCGAGCTCGAACCCGATTTGATCGCCGCTTTCCCGACAGCCATGCAGAAGAAGTTCCGCAAGGCGATCGAGGAACACCGGCTGCGCGGTGAGATCGTGGCGACCAAGCTCGCCAACCGCATCGTCAACCGGCTCGGCGTGCTCCACCCGTTCGAGCTGGCTGAGGAGGAAGGCGCATCGCTGCGCGACATCGCCATGATGTTCGTCGTCGCTGAACGCCTGTTCGGTCTCCAGCCGCTGTGGGAAGCGATTGAGACCGGCGCGATGAGCGAAAGCGCGCGCATCGCCCTGCTCGAGGAAGTCGCCGTCGCCACGCGTTCGCAAATCGCCGATCTGTTGCGCGTATGCCGCCCCGGCGACTCCCCGGCGGAGGTCATCGCGCGCCTCAAACCCGGCATCGCTGCGCTCGACCGGCAAGCCAAGAAGCTGCTCAAGGAAGAGGCGCGCGCGCAATCGGGCCGCATCGCCATGCGGCTGGAGGAAGCCGGCGCGCCGCACGATCTGGTCGTCAAGATCGTCCGCATCTTCGAGCTCGACGGCGCGGTCGGCCTCGCCGATCTTGGCCAGCGGCGCGGCATCGACGAAACCGAACTGACCCACGCGTTCACGCAACTGGGTCAGGCCCTAGGTCTCGACTGGGCACAGGCGGTGGCGGCCCGCGTCGTCGCGGGCGATCCGTGGGAACGCCTGCTGATCGCCGGTCTCGCCCGCGATTTTCAGCAGTTGCGCCTCGAATTTCTGGCTCGCAGCACGGGCGACGATCCACGCGCCGCAGTCGGCTCCTGGCTCGCCGAACAGGCACCGCGCGTCGCCCAGTTCGCCGCAGTGGTGGATCGCGCGCGCAAGGCACCGGCACCCAATGCCGCGATGCTGGCGCAGATCGCGGGACAGGCGCGCGTACTTTTGGGACGCTGACAATAGGCGATGCTCGCAATCGCAGCATTTACGGTTAGGTAAAGCATTACAACGGGCGTAAACACCGGCCGCGCGCCCGTGCGCACCACTTGGAGACGTGTCGTCGAAACGCGCCTGATCTTGGCTTATGGCCTGCTCGCTATCCTTGCAGTTGGCGGAGCCGTGTTCGCGCGGATGATGTGGTATCGCTCGCGCGGGCAACGCATGGCCCGTGACAGGAAGCGCGATCAGGCGCGCGCCGAGACTCGCCGCGAACAATATAAGCGCGATCAGGCCGAGAGCTGAAAGCCGGACTTCGCGCCGTGTGCGTTGCAATTGCGAATCGTTCTCGCTAATCCCGCGAACGACTCGCAACTGGAACGCGCCGCTTCATGCATGGAACGACCCCGGCCCCCCGCAAACGCAGCCGGAAATCCTTCTGGCTGAAGCAGCTGCACACCTGGCACTGGATCAGCTCGGCGGTCAGTCTGGTCGGGCTGCTGCTGTTCGCCATCACCGGCTTCACGCTCAATCACGCCGCCGAGATCGAAGGATCGCCAACAGTCGTTGAGCAAAAGGCGCAACTCCCCGCCCCGTTGCTCGCCACGATCAAACCCGATGACGCGCCGGATGCGAAAAAGCCGCTCCCCACCCCGGTCGCCGACTGGGTTAAAACCAACCTCCCCGTGACCCGCGCCACCGGTATCGCGGACTGGTCATCCGGCGAAATCTACCTCGCCCTTCCCCGCCCCGGCGGCGACGGCTGGGTGGCGATCGACCGCGAGACCGGCGAGATTACCACCGAAGCCACCGATCGCGGCTGGATCGCGTGGCTGAACGATCTGCACAAGGGGCGCAACAGCGGCACCGTGTGGAAATGGTTCATCGACATCTTCGTGCTCGCCTGTGTCGTGTTCTCGCTGACCGGCCTCGTGCTGCTGCAAATGCACGCGAAGAGCCGCCCCAGCACCTGGCCGCTGGTCATCGCCGGTCTCGTCATCCCCGCCATCCTCGCCATTTTCTTCATCCATTGACGGAGCATCCCATGCACATCCGCCTCACCGGCCTTACCGCCACCGCGCTCGGCGCTGGCCTGTTCGCACCCGGCATGGCCGCCGCGCAGACCCTCGATGTCAGCGTCACCATCCCGCGCCTGACCGTCGCCGAATATCACCGGCCCTATGTAGCGATCTGGCTGGAGAAAGAGGGCAGCCCGGCAAAGTCGCTGGCCGTCTGGTACGACGACGACATGAAGGCGAACGAAGGCACCAAATGGCTGCGCGACGTCCGCCAGTGGTGGCGTGCCTCGGGCCGCACGATGCGCTTCCCCGCCGCCGGTGTCACCGGCGCGACCAAGGCACCCGGCACGCACAAGGTCAGCTTCAAGCCGCCGCTCTCGCCCGGCAACTATACATTGGTGGTCGAGGCCGCACGCGAAGTCGGTGGCCGCGAACTGCTCCGCCTGCCCTTCTCGCTGCCCAAGGGCGGGACCGTCCGCGCCGCCGGAAAATCCGAACTGGGTGCCGTCACGCTCACCATCAAGCGCTAACAGGGGAACGCAATCATGAAACTCCGCAACACGCTGATCGCCGCCGCCGCGACAGTCGCCATCGCCATTCCCGCCACCGTGCAGGCGCATCGCCAGTGGATGCTGCCCTCGCTCACCGTCGTCTCGGGCGAGGGCGACGATGTCTGGGTCACGGTCGACGCCGCCGTCTCCAACGACCTGTTCTACTTCGAACATCAGCCGCTGCGCGCCGATGTCAGCGTCCTCCTGCCCGACGGCACGCCGGGTGAGATCAAGAACAAGGGTCAGGGCCGCTATCGCTCGACGTTCGACGTCCAGATCCAAAAGCGTGGCACCTACAAGATCTTCTATGCCACCGACGGCGTGATGGGCACGTACAAGCTGAACGGCGAGGAAAAGCGCCTGCCGCGCGGCACCACCACCGCAACGCTTGCCGCAGCCATTCCTGCCGGTGCCACCGACGTTCAGACCAGCGAGAGCAGCAACCGCAACGAAATCTTCGTCACCGCTGGCGAACCGACCGACACCGTGTTCAAACCGACCGGCAAGGGTATCGAACTGGTCCCCGTCACCCACCCCACCGACCTTGTCATGGGTGAGGACGCGACCTTCCAGTTCCTGCTCGACGGCAAGCCTGCTGCGGGTCTGCCGGTTACCGTCATCCCCGGCGGCATCCGCTACCGCGATCAGCTCCGGCAACAGGATTTGAAGACTGGCGCGGACGGCAAGGTCACGGTCAAATGGACCGACCCCGGCATGACCTGGATCAACGTCACCACCCCGCGCACCGAGCGTGAGGAGGGCGCCCCCCCTGCCCCCGGCGGTCGCCGTGCCAGCTATGTGACGACGCTTGAGGTGATGGCGCCCTGACGCCGCCGCGCCCGGAACCCCGCATCGCCATCCCCGCCACCCTGTCCGCCGCTGCCTTCCACCGGCGGCGGGCACAGGCGGGGGTGCGTGAGCTCGACGGCGTGACGATGGGGACCAGCTGGTCGGCAAAGATCGTCGATCCGCCGCGCGGCATCGCGGCGGAAATCGCCACCGTCCTCGACACCGTCATTACCCAGATGAGCCAGTGGGAGTCCGCGTCGCAGCTCAGCCGCATCAACGCCACCACCCCCGGCAGCTGGCACCCGATCGCCCCCGAATTCGCGCATGTCATGACCGCCGCGCTCGACATCGCCGATCGATCCAACGGCGCGTTCGATCCCGCTATGGGCGTTCCCGCCAATCTCTGGGGCTTCGGCCCGTCCGGCCCGCGCAGTGACACCCCCACCGAAGCCGAAATCACCGCCGCCCATACCGCCTCGGGCCGCGATGCGCTCGACTTCGATCCGCTGCTGCTTCGCCTTCGCCGCACCCGCGCCGTCCGGCTCGACCTGTCCGGCATCGCCAAGGGTTACGCCGTCGACACCGTCGCCGCGCGTCTCCGCGCGCTCGGCTGCGCTGATTTCCTCGTCGAGATCGGCGGCGAGCTGGTCGGTGCAGGCATTCAGCCCGATGGCCAGCCGTGGTGGGTCGATCTGGAGACCCCGCCCGGCACTGCGTTTGCCCCGCTACGCATCGCCCTGCACGGCATCGCCGTCGCCACCAGCGGCGACTACGCCCGCGCGTTCGAGGCGGACGGCACCCGCTATGCCCACACGATCGATCCGCGCACCGGGCGACCCATCACCAACCATGTCGTATCGGTCACCGTCATCCATAACCAATGCATGCATGCCGACGCCTGGGCCAGCGCGCTCACCGTCCTCGGCCCGGATGAGGGAATGGCGCTGGCAGAGCGCGAAGGGCTGGCGGCGCACATGCTCGTCCGCAAGGCCGGGCAGCCCCGAGAGCTGCTCTCGCTCGCGCTGCTGGGCATGCTCGGCTGAACTCTAAGCCATAGGCTGACTGCAAACGGGGCACTTATCGACGATCGCACTGCTCATCGGCCATTTACGTGATGCCACCCGCTCATTTCCCAAACTGACGCCGCAATTTGCGCAGCGCATGAAAATCAGCGGCGCGATGTTTAATACCGGAATCGTAAGCGACCACACCGATTGGAACAGCAGCATCTCCACCAATGGGAGAAACGGCGTGAAATTGGCCATAGTGATGGCAGTTTTCAGAAGTGTTCGTTTCACCTTCATTGCATCACTATGCCGCGCTAGGCCTAAGGTGGGAACGTCGGATTTCAGCTTAGACGTGCGCGCACTGAAGTGACGGTCAGGCGTCCGCCCAGCGCCGCAACAAATTGTGATAAACCCCCGTCAACTCGATCACCGACCGATCGGCCCCGCCCAGCTGCCCGGTCAGCCGCTGCACATTCTGGTCCAGGTCGAACAGGATTCGCCGCGCGCCATCGTCGCGGACCATCGACTGCAGCCAGAAGAAGCTCGCCACCCGCACCCCGCGCGTCACCGGCGTCACATGGTGCAGGCTGGACGAAGGATAGACCACCGCATGTCCGGCGGGCAGTTTCACGCGCTGCACCCCGAAATGATCCTCGACCGTCAGCTCACCGCCATCATAGGCCGCCGGGTCGTCCAGAAAGATCGTGATCGACAGGTCGCTGCGAATGCGGAACTCGGTCCCGCGCTGAATGCGGATCGCATTGTCGACATGCGTCCCGAACGTCTGTCCCTCGCCATAACGGTTGAACAAGGGTGGAAACACCTTCAGCGGCAGTGCTGCCGCGAAGAACAGCGGCGAGCGGCCCAGCGCATCCAACACGATCGCGCCTGCCTCGCGTGCCGCCGCGCTCCCCTCGGGCAGTTGCTCGTTCTTCTTGACCAGCGCCGACTGATGGCCCGATGTAACGTTGCCATCCACCCATTCGGCGGCGTCGATGATTCTCCGCACCCGCGCAACCGCGTCGACATCGAGCAGTTCGGGAATGGCGATCATCATCGGTAGCGCATAACCTTCATCCGTTGGAGCGGGCAATGGGCCGGAGGGTAAGAACGACCCACCACCCGCTCCACCCCCTTGTCAGAAGCGGTATCCCACGGTCAGCACCGCCGCCCGCGCATCGCCGGGGGTCGCCCAGCCATTGTTGCGAATGCGCGTATAATATAGCTCGTCGGTGAAGTTCTTGACGTTCACCAGCACGCTGAAATCCGCGTTGATGTCGTACGAGATCGACGCATTGTGGACCCAGTAATCGTCCGATCGATAGACGGTCGCGGAGGCCGCCGTCGGCAGGTTCAGCGCAAAGCTGCCCTGATAGGTCACCCCGTATCCCAGCTTCAGCCCGAACGGCAGCGTATAGGTGGTATAAAGGCTGCCCGAATGCTTCGGCGTGTTCTGCAACTCTGCACCCGCCGCCGGATCGGGCGCGCCCACTGCGACCGACCGG includes these proteins:
- a CDS encoding FAD:protein FMN transferase; the protein is MRELDGVTMGTSWSAKIVDPPRGIAAEIATVLDTVITQMSQWESASQLSRINATTPGSWHPIAPEFAHVMTAALDIADRSNGAFDPAMGVPANLWGFGPSGPRSDTPTEAEITAAHTASGRDALDFDPLLLRLRRTRAVRLDLSGIAKGYAVDTVAARLRALGCADFLVEIGGELVGAGIQPDGQPWWVDLETPPGTAFAPLRIALHGIAVATSGDYARAFEADGTRYAHTIDPRTGRPITNHVVSVTVIHNQCMHADAWASALTVLGPDEGMALAEREGLAAHMLVRKAGQPRELLSLALLGMLG
- a CDS encoding Fe2+-dependent dioxygenase, which produces MMIAIPELLDVDAVARVRRIIDAAEWVDGNVTSGHQSALVKKNEQLPEGSAAAREAGAIVLDALGRSPLFFAAALPLKVFPPLFNRYGEGQTFGTHVDNAIRIQRGTEFRIRSDLSITIFLDDPAAYDGGELTVEDHFGVQRVKLPAGHAVVYPSSSLHHVTPVTRGVRVASFFWLQSMVRDDGARRILFDLDQNVQRLTGQLGGADRSVIELTGVYHNLLRRWADA